The Eulemur rufifrons isolate Redbay chromosome 12, OSU_ERuf_1, whole genome shotgun sequence DNA window GACTTGAGACCTTCGGGGCTTTGTGGGCAGAGCTGCCACACCAGCTGACTGTGCCTTTTTAGACATTtgcaagagagaaataaaattgtttaagcCACTCTTATTTTGGGTCTCTATTTCTCACAGCTAAACCTAATCTTAAACTGGTattttgggaaaatttttaatagaagaaaCATCCATCTTAAATATTAACACACAGAAATGGAGCCCAGGCCAACTGCGGTGAACACGCTGGTGGCACTCACCAGCCACCCACTCCCACTACTGTATAAAGGGCCCGCCTGGACTGCAGGGACCAGGCAGTGAAGTACCTTTCCCCAAATCTCTTGTGCAAGGGTTCTGGACGTGAACTAGGTTCTCCCAAGTGAGGTTTGAAAGGTGGAGAAAAGTCAAGGCCATCTTTCTTGCACTTTGGCTGTTTTCTGCTGCCGGAGCTGTGGCGTGAacttgactcttctctttctctcacactccACATCTGATCTATCAGCAGGTTATGCCGGCTCTGTCCTCGAAATAAGTATCTAGAATCCAACCACTTCCCAACACCTCCACTGTCAccagcctggcccaggccacCACCGCCTGTGTGACTGTACCAGCCCAGCGTCCCCCTCGCCTCAGCACCGCGGCCTGAGCAACGAGCCTCTGGCAACCTAAGTCCCGCTTGCTGCAGCTCCCATTGCACTTCAAGAACGAAGTCAAAGTCCTTACAGTGGCCTAACAGCCCTACAAGACCGCCCTCTCCTTATTCCCTCATCCAGTGAGAGGCAGTGTCCTtctggctgtcccctctgcccagaaCACTCTCTCTGTCCCCTTCGATCCTGCTAGTTCACTTCCTCAAACGATACCTCTCCTGCTTGCTGCAACTTCCCACCACCCCCAGCACCCCTCCAAACACCTGTCTCCTCCTAACACACTACGTCCTTCATTCATTTGCCCAGCTCCCCTCGCTAGAACACAAGCTCCATCAGGACACAGACCTTTGCCTGGCCACTAACGTGTCTAAACTCCTCCAACTGTGCCTAGCACACACTAGGCGCTCTTTCTTCAGGTGTGCCAGGGTCCAATGTAGCTGTGTGGCTCTCCAGAGGCAGGTGAAGCTCTGGGATTTCCTGATCCCTGGACTGTAGCTAAGGCAGAGCATTCTGGAACTCAGTAGAGCCCCTGATTCTCCACCTTCCTGACTATGGCAGAGGCTGTGCTCCCCAGTATTGGGCTGAACCCAGGCTGGTGGGAGGTTCCCTGGGAACTTTCCCTTTAAACTGGCCCCACCCGCTCTCCGGGCCCACCCAAACCCAACTATAAAGCCCAAACCTGGCTATAAAAGCCCCAGACGCCCACTATTTGGGGGCTGATGCCATCTTGGACTCAGCCGTCTGCAAGCAGACATTAAAATAAACCTTCTTTTCCTTCATCTCGGCCTCGTGCGTTCCCCCGCTCAGAGTTTTTAACGCCTAGGTGGATCAGCTCTATGATGTTCTGATTCCTGCAGGCTCAACCTATGGCCCACCCCTCCAGCCTTCCAATGAGTTTATGAACACTTATCTTCCTGTATTAAATCTTTAAACCATTAAATGGAACAGTCTCTATTTTCCCACTGATCCCTCGAAAACATACAAGATAGTCACCAGGCCAATGATGAATCAAGactgcatttttttctgattaagtCTTAAATGCAGATGagccaaatattttaatagaaaagtcCAATTTCTGACTCAGTTTTGGGGGAGATGGTCCAGCAGCGGTGCCAGCGGAAGGGAATAGAGGAAATGCTTTGCAGGAGCTGAGGCAGAAGTTGGCTATGTAGAGGGGCTCCCAGAACTGGCATTCTATCTCCATCTTTTCAGATGACACCCCTGAGACCCAGGCCCACTCCGGCCCCCACACTCTATCAGGAGAACCTTGGCAGAGACCTATGCAGCCAAACCACAGTCCAGGAGGAGCTGTTAACATGACATCTGTTCCTAGCCACAGCCATCTTAGGAGGGGAAATGCCTCAACTGTGGCGGTATCCTGTGCTGGGATCGGGGGGGTTGGAGCACAGCATGAACAGGCTGTGGGTGCCACTCTTCCCACCATGCACCTTGCCTAAGAAATAAGCCTCAGTTGGACCGTGTGGGTAGGTCTGAGGATTAAGAAACTATCTTTAATTCTTTCAGCCGGCTCTGAAGTATCTGAAACACAAGATGCTCATTGACATGGAACAACTGGAGTTGGGCTCAGCAGCTCAGGCCTATGACacctttgggaggcccaggtgggaggatcccttgaggctagaagtttgagaccagtctaggctacatttaaaaacaaacaacaaacaaacaaacaaaaaaacaaagaactgtatatatttttgagtGAGCCAGCACATATGACAAAACCACATAATTCCTATCATTGtaaataatatacaaaattttggaggctgaaaaaatatacattcaaatGTTAAAACTGGCTTATTCAGTGGAATAAAAGGCgactaaatgttttaaaaaaaattctacctaGATATGCTTTATGATTTTACAATAACAGTATTTTTTGAACATGGTGGCAGCAATTATGGGTCATCTACCCTCCTAACAGAACCTCGTCTCACAGGCCACAGTGTGCTCAGCGCCAGGGGACCCACTGGTCTACCCAGCCCCCTTTGCCAGGGCCTGGTCCAAGGGTGGGGTTGCTGCCCAGCTCTAAAAAGAGACACGGCGGCAAGTCTGCTGGGGCTTCTGCAGAACCTTCCTCCCTGATGAGAGTAGAACAAGGAGAAAGCTCCTTTGCTGCTGTCCACTTTGCTTCCTGCTTTGGCTGCAGACACTGTCACTTGACGAGTGACGCCCACAGCAGTGGTAGCCACTCTGCAATACTGAAGATGGCAGAGCAAACAGACCTAAGAAAATCTTGATGATGTTTTGGCTGCCACTCAACTCTGGAACCATCTATCTCCAGACTTCTTGCCATATGAAATAAACATCCTCATTGCTTACGCCACTGTTAGCCTAATCTTCTGCTATCTGTGCTGATCACATCCTGTTATGGGCAATTGTCTGTCTGGCACTGAATAAATGCTTCATGTTCACTCTAACAGAAAAGCAACCCTATAAAAAAGCTACTAttgtctcactttttaaaaaatgttttatttttaattatcatgggtacataatagttgtatatatttatacggtacgtgtgatgttttgatacaggcatacaatgtgcaaTAACCAAAACTCGGTgactgggatatccatcacctcaggcatttatcacttctttgtgttagaaacatttcaattccactctttttagttattttaaaatatacaataacttaTAGTCCCACCCTGTTGTGCTATCAATTATTAGATCTTGCTCATTCTACTGACCTATATTTTTGTACGCATTAACCattcttacagaaaataaaataaataaaactgagcttaggaaggataagtgattttttttcccacccaAAGTTACTGGTGGAGTTGGATTCAAACCCAAGACTGACACTAAAGCCCACACTGTCATTTAATCATGTAGTTCAAAAAATGAACAAGCCTAtcattctctctttctatatCTAACacagtgtatatatacacagatacagGTAGGAATAAATTTGCATCCATTTGCTCTAACATATGAGTTTGGCTTTGGGTTTTTCTCTCCTGTTATTTGCATGTATTTGTTGGTAGAAATGTGCGCTTCAGAGGCTCGGCCAAGGAAGCAGACATGCCTCGTCCTTTGCGACACTTTTACTGACGAGACCTAATTTGTGCATCAGGGATCTGAAGACAGGCCGTGAGGACTTTCATGCCCCAAGACATCTGAACAGGTGAAGTGAACATGAAAGCAGTACACGCTCTTCCTCAAACCTTCTTGGAAGAGTCAAAGAACTAAGGACTGCAAAACACCCAACATCTAACGACACAGGGCCACTGAGTTCGTCCAAAAAAAGCAGATTATTTCTGAACCAAAGAGACAGAACAGAGAGAGAGGATTACAATGGAGACCCACTGGCAGTGCATCAGCTATTTAAGAGAAGAAAGCACTGAAGCCCAGAGCTAATCACACACAGCTCAGCATCGGACCAAGCAGGGCTTCCACCGCACATGTTTCCAAGGAAGCCTTTCTGCTCCAGTCCTTTACAATTCGAAGAGACCAGAATGACACTATCCAACAGAGCTAATTTGAGCTTTCAGCTTTAAAAGAGGCAATGTGGTCACCAAATATTCAGTAGCCCCTCATAGCTGCTGGCTGGGCAGCTTGAGGGGCTCTGCAGGAAAAGCCCCAAGTGATGAATGAACAGGCTGAGGAACGGCAAGGTGAGACTGAAGACAAATCTGCAACTCCTGGGGCCACTAGAATCAGGAAAAGGCGGTTCTCACTGAGCCCCTGTGGTTCATCCCTGTCACAGAGGCAATGTGCTACGATGCCAGCAAAGGGCAGCTGTGCCACCAGCATCTAACAGCCACAGAATGCTGCCATGTGAGGCCTTTCTCTAACCTGCAAACATCTCCCCAGCCGTACTGTCAAGAGAAAGGGAAGCTGTTCCTCCAGGGACTACACAGACTGCAATGACCTGGTGAAGGGAACAAGATCACAGACCTATAAACTCAGCAACGAGTGAGGCCAGCTGGGACTAGGATCCACGCTGAGCAGGAGGCCCCGGAGGTGCTAGGACAGAAGGAGACAGAGGCAGGCCTCTCAAACTCAAACCTTTTAAAGTGGGAGGTCATTTGCCAAATGTCAAAGAGGCCATTATTCAATAAATCCCTACTTCTATCTTACCAagatcttatatatattttttggggggtgggcgGCAACATTTGATTTAATGCAGTGATAAGTCACTGAGAGTACGTGCAagcttcttttgagaaaaatttaaatatttggccgggtacagtggctcacacctgtaatcctagcactctgggaggctgagaagggaggattgcttgaagtcaggggctcgagaccaggctgagcaagagcgaaacactatctctactaaaaataggaaaaaaaaaagcctgtgaGCTACGCCAATGGAACAGCACTCTGGCCCagacaacagagaaagactctgtcttaaaaaaaaaaaagaaaaaaagaaaaaaaaatttaaatatttaaatgaaagctAGAATACTGGCTACTAATtgcaggggtggggtgtggggacacCTTGTCATGCAAAGGCATTTGTAGGAGGGTGCTGGGGGGAGTctctgacttcttcctttctacaAGAACCTATAGCTAGTAACTCACACAGGAATTACTTAGCTAAGAGAACCAGGAAATCTTTCTGGTGTTccccactaaaaaaaataaataaaaataaaaataaaaaagagtaacaAGAAGAAAGAGGCATAGAACATCTCGAACCTGTGCACTCGGAGCACGAGGCCCAGGCTGGGATGGGACGGGGTAAGCAGAAGCAGGGAAGAGCAGCTCCAGCCACTTGCATCTTGCGGGAAGACAGACTCAGGCAAAGGAAAGGgaaactcacatttattgagtgcctaccgGGTCTGGCCTTGTGCGAGGAGTTTTCAACTGTGATACCCATGAAACCTCACGCCAAtcccatgaggtaggtattatctcCATTGCTGTCGGCTGAGGGatgtgaggctcagaaaggtcaggtagtttgtccaaggtcacaacaCTAGGACCTGCTGAGCTGGGCCCGCGCACGTACCTCTGAGGCTCcatccctgctctctctcctccgCTGCCTCCCGGGAAGGAGGGTGCACAAGCAAAAGCCAGAGCCCTCACACTTCCTGCCCCCGTGGCCCGAATGCCACCAAGGGAAGGCACCTGCACCTTTCCACagaccctctccctcctcctcctcctcaggagGATGCAGTCAGTCAGAGACTAAGacataaatactaaaataaatagcAGGGGCGAGTCCCCAGCAGCAAGGATGTGCAGTGTCCACGCTGTGCGAAGGTCACTGTGCCACTCACAGCCACTGTGGGAGAAAGCCTTCTGGGCCCCGGGGGAACTGGGACAACGGCTGCCAGAGGCTGGAGTGGGTGGGCTCAACAGGCCCCTTCTGGGTCGCTCAGATTAGAGAACAAAACGTCTGCAGCAGGCAGCAGCCGTGGGCACAGTCGCCATCCTCCTCCATCTGCTCATTTTACCGGTGTTTGTGATCCAAGAGGGACTCAAAATCGGGGGAACATACAAGTTTGTGCTTCACATGTCCCAGGACTGTCATATCCCCCGTCCTACTGTCTCCAAGGCCCACGGACACCAGCTCCTGCCAATGGACAGAGACAGCGATGAGAGCCACAACCACAGGTCTGAGGGCTCAGTCCTGTGAATCTGAACGGGACACTCCCAAGAACCTCCTCCCTACTTAGCACGGCTCGACCCCTCAACTCCTCAACCCCTTCAAGGGCCTCGCCCGGCCCTGCAGGGCGCTCACCTGCAGGAAAGAGCAGGCGGTTCCCATGGTCACATCCAGAGTCACCTTGCCCAGGAGGAGCTGCACCTTTCCCGACTTGCGGATGAGCAGCTTGCCAACCTGCCCCTCTGTCAGGTCAGCCAGGGTACAGGCGTTCTCTGCCAGCCTGGCTTCCTGTGGAGAAATAAAGGGGGTGGAAGTTGGGCAAACAGCTCTTCCCCCCGTCTTTCATGAATGAACCGCATGCCACCTCCCAGAGAGAGGCATCGGCGGCAAAGGCCAGAATGAGTGCCTCAAATAGGGCCTTTTCCCGGGGCTCTCTGCCATTGGTGAAAACACAAAACCCACAGCAAACAGATGGACAAAATATCAGTAACTGCAGAAGCTGAGGGATGGTACCCAGGAGTGTACGTTCTCTCATGTGTATATGGTCgagatttttcataataaaaagcaaacatacgcacatacacacaattgGGGTCAGAAGTACAAAGCCCCACAGCCCTGCGGCTACCAAGAACAAAGGCCCATATTCTCCCGTCCAGCTGGGTGGCACACCTTCGCTATACAGGCCACTATTTCCTACCGGCCCCCACCCTCGCACGATCACAGGACTCGCCCCTGGGCATACCCGGTCTTTCTCCTGCTTGATGACCACCATCTGCCCATCCTCGCCCTGCACTTCCGTCTTGATAGGCTTCACGTCCTGGGTGGGCGGCTGGCCGGGGAGGGTGTCTGGCAGCTGGAGGAACAGCAGCTCTTCCTCCTTGGTGAGGCTCAGCTCCCTGAGCAGCTCCGCCACGGACACGTCCTTCAGCAGGCCTGGGGTCTTCCTGGCCGCTCTAGGAGGAGCCTTCATcttggcctcctcctcctcatctcgTGGCTCCTCTTTCACTGCTCGGGTGAGAAAAGAGAAGGGCTACCACGTGGCTGCCCCGCACACCGCCTCACTGTTCCCAGCCCTTCACCCCCGTCTGCTCCCGCCACTCGGCCGGGGAGCTGGAAGAAGACACGGGTTATGGAGAGGGGCAAGAGACAGCACATTCATGAGTTGTGTGACTTATCTAAAAAGGGACATCTGGGGCTGTCCCACTGCTCCATGTCAACATGTAAACCCTCTGAGAAGGAGAATTTAGTCTTTGCTCAACTCATGTGCTTTATAGCTGGAACGGGAGCGGACCTGCTCAGAGGCAGTGGTCCCGGAGGCTCATGTGAGGGAttcggggtgggggggcgggcaACCACAGAAACGGGGATGAGAACTTGACCGACATGGGTACCTTTCACAACAGGTCCGTCCACCTCCATGTCCTCTTCCTTGGGGCCAGCCAGCCAAGGTTTAACATCTGGTTCTTCACTCTCTTCCTTAAAAAGCCACCCTGAGTGAGCCAGTGGCAGCTGCACAGGCATGTTTCGAGTGTCATTCCTCAGCCCCGGGTCATCAATGAACTGCCaaagaagggggtggggagtCACATGGCCAGCACACCCACCTGGACTGCAGTCCACCTTAGTCTGCTTCTAACCAAAGACCCTGCTGCTCGCCAGGATTCCAGGACATCACCAGCGAGCGATTCTGCCCCTTCCCGCAGCCCCCGGTACCCACGTCGTCCTTCTCCAGCATGCGCAGGATCTGCTTCGTTTCTTCATCcgtctccctcttctctttcttgatGTTGATGATATGAGAGGGTCCCATGTCTGACACATCCACCGTCTTGTCCCAGTTCCCTGTGGGAAACCACCCAGGTTACTAGGGATACATTAGGAAGAGGTCAACAGCAAGGAAAACTAAACTGGGAGCAGAGGAATTCCACTGCTCTTGCCCTTCGCTTGGGCAGTCTGAACCGAAAGCCACTAGTGACTCCTGTGTAccttttttcttcatcatttcagCCGGGCCCTGCTCAAAGATGGAGTGGGACTGGATCACTTCCGGGCGGCCTCGGCCCCGTCCATGCCCTTCTCGCTGTCGGTCTCTGTCCCTTTCACGCTTCTCCTTCTTCACGGTTACTTCTTCCTTGGGCCTGGAAGACAGAATGGATTAAGGAAAACCACTCCTCGTGCCTCAAAAACCGGCCGTACTCTCCCATACCACTTCATGCCAAGTGAGCAGGGAGTCTGTGAGCCCGTAACTACACGATGACAAGCCGAACCCAATTCCAAGTCTTGTACTTTTCTCACTTCCTTGATGAGGCAGCACCCTTTCAGCTTGCCTTGCTTTACCTTCTTGTCCAAAAATGTAGGGTTTGCACTGAGTGAAAACAGGAAGCCTGTAATGCAAAGCAACTTAAGAGAAAGCAGGATATATCTTTGTTTAAACTAGTGGTTCTCAGCTCTGGCTGTAAGAGACAAGCACTCCAACCTACTGCAAATAAGTTAAATCACAATTTCTAGAGATGGAGCCCCAGggatcagtatttttttaaagcttgcacattagaatcacctcgGAGCCAGGGTTGAAAATCATTAGTGAAAAGAACTAAAGACACAAATGTAAATTTCTGAGCCACACACCTAGCCACTTCCCCAAAGCCCCAAATTCAGGGCAAGTATTCAGAAGACCTAGCTACTTACTCTTCCTTGATCTTCCGACTGATGATATTTGGGGTGAAGGTTTTCTGAAAGTAGAATACAGGAGTCACTGATTTGTTAAGTTCTGACCCCAAagtacagagaaaaacaaaaactcccaAAGGGCATCCTCTATGGACCAAGAAGATCATGGCTCTCTTCTGCACATTCCACACTGCTGTCGGAGTTTTATAGTGACAGACATGTGCCTGAAGAGGAAGAACGTCATGCCGTGGTGGCAGTGGAGTTTCACATAGAAGAAAGGGGCACCAAAAACCATCTTATAATCAGTACCCTCAGCTTCTGCCCTCTGAAAGGAGAGCCTCTGGGATTTCTAAAAGCAAAGGAATTTATCTAATCTCACCTCTAGTCTTCAAACTCCTATAGAGACCAGTCAGTATCACTGGGGACCAGCTCTAGCAGCAAGGCTTAAGTAGCAAAATCAGGAATCTGCCAGCACTCataattatatgatatatttaGATTATCAACAGAATTTTCCAAGGCAAAGTCTTAAAACTGGCTGCTTTATGCTTCCGTCCCATTCTGTCCTCCAAAACTGCAAGCAAAGTTATATTCTGCCTGGCCTTTGAGTTCTTAAAGGTGTCTAAAACACACAATAAAAGTAAGTAAACACTGCTAAAGTTGCTTTCGAATGTCTTGAACTAATTAGCATTTTCTGTCCTTCAACCACCTTTGAGAATCATCTCAACATCTTGTACCCAGTACTTAGACTTGAAGAAAGTAGGACAGGCTCCCTGGAACTTGAAGAGATGTAGGCAGAAGTTTGGGCACAATATTCCTAAGGCCCAACACCACGCCTGGCATACAGTACGCTCGACACGAATATTAGCTGAATCCCAGGGGCCTGGAATTCAAGGTGGTTGGGTACCTTCTTGACTCCCCCGAGAGTGAGGTCCCTGGAACGGATGGAGGGAAGGCGGCCTGGGGTGAGGGGGAGCGCCGGCCGCCGCCCGATAAGCCCCCGCGCCCCAGACAAGAGGGGTCGGGACCCTCCCGGAGCGCTGGGCTCGCCCGCGGCGTTTCCTTCCGACATGATGCCTGGGAGAGAAGGTGCAACGAAATCACTGGAGGGGACCGACACGCGGACCCTGAGCGGAACCCCACCCCCTTGGCCTCCCGCCCCCGTCAGGGCGTCCCGCCGGTGGCAGCtcagctcctccccctcccacgtGGCGGGACTGCCCGGACCACCGCGGCTGGCGCCTTTGGCTCGCGAGCTGCGCTCTCCCCAAGCACTGCGGCCACGCACGGGGCAGGGACGCACCCGGGCTGCAGCTCCACACCGCGCGTCACGACTTCACCTCCGGCGCGACCCGCCGCCAGCCCTCGGTCTCCGCGCCGGGCGGAAGTCTGCGTGGCAGGGCCTGGGCACCGCCATCTTGCCGCGGGGCGGAAGTGACGTTCGGAAGGCGGGACTGGGCCACAGTATTTATTAGGCGGCGCCTCACTCCCCTCCGCCTTCTCTTCCCGGTTCTTCCCGGAGTCGGGAAAAGCTGGGTTGAGAGGGCGAAAAACGATGAGGGGAGCGGTCGGGGGTACGCTATAGTGCCGCGCTCGGGGGTCTTGGCCCCGGGCGGGGGGTGGGGACGCCGAGCTCAGGGTCAGGGGCCTTGGCGGCTGCCACGGCGCAATGTGAGGACTCGCCGCGGCGGAGCCCCTGGGAGCACTGGGGTCGTGGCTTGGGATGGGACAAGGTGTAGAGAGCGAGACCCGGATTCAGAGTCGgggagccctgggccaggccgAGCCCCAGCCGCAGGCTCTCCGTGGTGACCTTGGCGTGGTCACTGTACCTCCGGGCAGTCGCTTCGCCCTCGAAAGGGGCCCCCTTCTCTGGTCTCCTGGCAGGGTCCTGGGGTGGGGCAGCCCCGGGACAGCTGCCGCGGACCGGCCGGTGCCTAACCGCAACCGTCCCGGGCTCACGACGGCGCGGGCCCCTGTGAGCGCTTTTGGTCAATGCCTGGAAGGAATCGGAAAACGAAGTTTGCTCTACTGTTGGAGGGACTAATTTGAAGAACTTTTATGGACTCCGATGTTTGCAATTTAATATAAGAAATGCCCTTTAATGTTATCCCCCCACGCCCTCCAAACAATATAAACATCATGTAACAACATAACGGAGAGTTTGAGGAAAGAAAACCATTTATGCCGGAATTCCGCGTGGAGTACTactcttaaaatttttgtaataTGTTCAGTCCCCTTCGCACAGCTGGATATTGTACCACAGCTTTGTATCCTCctttttcaaataacttttttttttcttttttgaacctgggtctctgttgcccaggatggagtgcagcgATGCTATCATAGCTCACCTGCAACCTCTAgcacccctgggctcaagccgtcctcctccctcggcctccagaatagctgggactacaggtgtgtgccacctgGCCAGGCGTCAAATAACACTTTTTCATTGTTTCATCAATGACTGTAATTCTTTGGTGGCTAAGTCATGGTTTACCTATTTCCCTGTTTGGATGCTTAGACTATTTCTTTTCCCTATTGTAAATAACGCTGTAGTGAACATCTAGTGTTCTCAccgttttttttgttttgttttgtttttgtttttgttttccttttttggattATATCCCTAGGACAGATTTCCAGACCTGGGATAATTGGCCAAAAGAAGATGTacagtttttttaaagtaaactttttattttgagatcattGTAGATACATTTGCTGTTGTAAG harbors:
- the POLR3D gene encoding DNA-directed RNA polymerase III subunit RPC4, with translation MSEGNAAGEPSAPGGSRPLLSGARGLIGRRPALPLTPGRLPSIRSRDLTLGGVKKKTFTPNIISRKIKEEPKEEVTVKKEKRERDRDRQREGHGRGRGRPEVIQSHSIFEQGPAEMMKKKGNWDKTVDVSDMGPSHIINIKKEKRETDEETKQILRMLEKDDFIDDPGLRNDTRNMPVQLPLAHSGWLFKEESEEPDVKPWLAGPKEEDMEVDGPVVKVKEEPRDEEEEAKMKAPPRAARKTPGLLKDVSVAELLRELSLTKEEELLFLQLPDTLPGQPPTQDVKPIKTEVQGEDGQMVVIKQEKDREARLAENACTLADLTEGQVGKLLIRKSGKVQLLLGKVTLDVTMGTACSFLQELVSVGLGDSRTGDMTVLGHVKHKLVCSPDFESLLDHKHR